The proteins below come from a single Mus musculus strain C57BL/6J chromosome 5, GRCm38.p6 C57BL/6J genomic window:
- the Htra3 gene encoding serine protease HTRA3 isoform b precursor (isoform b precursor is encoded by transcript variant 2), producing MQARALLPATLAILATLAVLALAREPPAAPCPARCDVSRCPSPRCPGGYVPDLCNCCLVCAASEGEPCGRPLDSPCGDSLECVRGVCRCRWTHTVCGTDGHTYADVCALQAASRRALQVSGTPVRQLQKGACPSGLHQLTSPRYKFNFIADVVEKIAPAVVHIELFLRHPLFGRNVPLSSGSGFIMSEAGLIVTNAHVVSSSSTASGRQQLKVQLQNGDAYEATIQDIDKKSDIATIVIHPKKKLPVLLLGHSADLRPGEFVVAIGSPFALQNTVTTGIVSTAQRDGKELGLRDSDMDYIQTDAIINYGNSGGPLVNLDGEVIGINTLKVAAGISFAIPSDRITRFLSEFQNKHVKALSPALH from the exons ATGCAGGCGCGCGCGCTGCTCCCCGCCACGCTGGCCATTCTGGCCACGCTGGCTGTGTTGGCTCTGGCCCGGGAGCCCCCAGCGGCTCCGTGTCCTGCGCGCTGCGACGTGTCGCGCTGTCCGAGCCCTCGCTGCCCTGGGGGCTATGTGCCTGACCTCTGCAACTGCTGCCTGGTGTGCGCTGCCAGCGAGGGCGAGCCCTGCGGCCGCCCCCTGGACTCTCCGTGCGGGGACAGTCTGGAGTGCGTGCGCGGCGTGTGCCGCTGCCGTTGGACCCACACTGTGTGTGGCACAGACGGGCATACTTATGCCGACGTGTGCGCGCTGCAGGCCGCCAGCCGTCGTGCGTTGCAGGTCTCCGGGACTCCAGTGCGCCAGCTGCAGAAGGGTGCCTGTCCCTCTG GTCTCCACCAGCTGACCAGTCCGCGGTACAAGTTCAACTTCATCGCCGATGTGGTGGAGAAGATTGCGCCAGCTGTGGTCCACATAGAGCTCTTTCTGAG ACACCCCCTGTTTGGCCGGAATGTGCCGCTGTCCAGTGGCTCGGGCTTCATCATGTCAGAAGCCGGTTTGATCGTCACCAACGCCCACGTGGTCTCCAGCTCCAGCACTGCCTCCGGCCGGCAGCAGCTGAAGGTGCAGCTGCAGAATGGGGATGCCTATGAGGCCACCATCCAGGACATCGACAAGAAGTCGGACATTGCCACGATTGTAATCCACCCCAAG AAAAAGCTCCCTGTGTTGCTGCTGGGTCACTCAGCAGACCTGCGGCCTGGCGAGTTCGTGGTGGCCATCGGCAGCCCCTTTGCCCTGCAGAACACCGTGACAACGGGCATTGTCAGCACTGCCCAGCGGGATGGCAAGGAGCTGGGTCTCCGGGACTCAGACATGGACTATATCCAGACCGATGCCATCATCAAT TACGGGAACTCAGGAGGACCCCTGGTGAACCTG gaTGGCGAGGTCATCGGCATCAACACGCTCAAGGTTGCAGCTGGCATCTCCTTTGCCATCCCCTCAGATCGCATCACACGCTTCCTCTCTGAGTTCCAAAACAAGCATGTGAAAG